In Haemophilus parainfluenzae, one genomic interval encodes:
- the kdsA gene encoding 3-deoxy-8-phosphooctulonate synthase, whose amino-acid sequence MQNKIVKIGNIDVANDKPFVLFGGMNVLESRDMAMQVCEAYVKVTEKLGVPYVFKASFDKANRSSIHSYRGPGMEEGLKIFQEIKETFGVKVITDVHEIYQCQPVADVVDVIQLPAFLARQTDLVEAMAKTGAVINVKKPQFLSPGQMGNIVDKFEECGNDKIILCDRGSNFGYDNLVVDMLGFGVMKKVSKGSPVIFDVTHSLQCRDPFGAASGGRREQVTELARSGLAIGIAGLFLEAHPNPNQAKCDGPSALPLSALEGFVSQMKAIDDLVKSFPELDTSI is encoded by the coding sequence ATGCAAAATAAAATTGTAAAAATTGGCAATATTGATGTCGCAAATGACAAACCTTTTGTACTTTTCGGCGGAATGAACGTGCTTGAAAGTCGCGATATGGCGATGCAAGTTTGTGAAGCTTACGTGAAAGTGACAGAAAAGTTGGGTGTGCCTTATGTTTTTAAGGCATCTTTCGATAAAGCTAACCGTTCTTCAATTCATTCTTACCGTGGTCCAGGCATGGAAGAAGGTTTAAAAATTTTCCAAGAGATAAAAGAAACCTTTGGCGTGAAAGTAATTACCGATGTGCACGAAATTTATCAATGTCAGCCTGTTGCTGATGTGGTGGATGTGATTCAGTTACCGGCATTCTTAGCTCGTCAAACTGATTTAGTCGAAGCCATGGCAAAAACGGGTGCGGTAATTAACGTGAAAAAACCACAATTCTTAAGCCCGGGTCAAATGGGGAATATCGTGGATAAATTTGAAGAATGTGGTAACGATAAAATCATCCTTTGTGATCGTGGTTCAAACTTCGGTTACGATAATTTAGTGGTGGATATGTTAGGTTTTGGCGTAATGAAAAAAGTATCTAAAGGTAGTCCAGTTATTTTTGACGTGACCCATTCATTACAATGCCGTGATCCGTTTGGTGCTGCTTCAGGCGGTCGTCGTGAACAAGTGACTGAATTAGCCCGTTCGGGTTTAGCAATTGGTATTGCAGGCTTATTCTTGGAAGCGCATCCAAATCCAAATCAAGCAAAATGTGATGGTCCTTCTGCATTGCCACTTTCGGCATTAGAAGGTTTTGTCTCACAGATGAAAGCCATTGATGATTTAGTGAAATCTTTCCCTGAATTAGATACCTCTATTTAA